The genomic stretch ATGGAAGAATATACATGTGTGGCATTTTCAGATAATAAACAAGTGTTGCTGGATCATTGAGTGtaagaaaagaagcaagaaaaggagATAGGAAATGAGGTTGAAAAGAACCAGACTCCAGAGGACTTTGAATGCTCTGTTAGAACTTTGTGGTTTACATGAAGGCAAAAAGGGACACATTAAATTTTTAACAACATGATTGGATCTGTTGTGAGAATTGATGTATTTTTGTTGGAAGGAAAGTACTTGAAAGAGAAGATAATTCTGATGAGATTTTTGTGATAGATGCAGCTAGAACTGATGAAAGTAGGGGtaatggaaagagaaaggaatggaTCCATGGCAAATGCATtaaattacaaaaagaaattctgacataGTTCACTCATTTAAAAAGTACCCAAAACTGTATGATTGGGTATTTAATTTCAAGATTAATGGACACTTGTTATTTAACAAATTTGTTTTGAGAGTATATCATTGCAAGTAAAATTGAAATCACTCATCCTATCAgattcctctcttttcctcctcagAGAAAATCACTATTCTGACATTGTTGGATAGCGTTCTTGTTCAAACTTTCTATTGtgtccatatatatttatattcaataatgttttgaaaaatataaaatgatatttatattagtatataattttatgtttttcattcaatataaaatatttgagtttTTCATGATGATAAATATAAATCTGGTTTATTTACTTTCCAAataattcatttcatttcactgtATTAACTTACAATTTACTTATATATAACCTCattgtggatatatatatattactcccTTTACCAGAGACgttaaagaagagaaattaattAGATTTGATGACAAATATTGTCTCACATTCCCAGTTCTGAAAGAcattcattttctccattctacaAATGGGAAAAGGGGTCAGATATGAAATGTATGTTATCAAAGTCACCAAGTATTAGGTGACAGAAggtgaaatataatttttcagatattaAATCCTATACTCATTTCATTATCCCATgcagcttcttttaaaaataatagaaacagttGTTATAGAATATGATAAGAGCTAAATTAAGAGGAACTCAAAGAATAATGAAATCATGTAATCAGTCTATTTAATACAAAGTCCCAAATGGAGTCTCTTGTCCCTGATTCCACATTGAGATTGATGATTAACTTCAATATACTTTGACTAGAATGAGGCACTCAAGCATTTTACTGAAGACCTGTTAATTCCTCCAGGTACTGTGGTGCTTATAAAGAAATATAGTGGTAGAATAGCCCTATAATTTATTGAGGGAGTAAAAAGGAAATATTAGAAGCAGAAAACTACTCAGGTTGGAAGAATTAAGAATGATTTCTTAAGGAGGTAGAAACTGAATACAGGCAACTTTATGGAGACTTTTGAGTGGTTAGGTGATAATGGTCCTCTTATGGTGTCTGAGGCCCCTCAGGAGATAGAGAGGTTGACTAGAACAAATTAAGCTGGCATTTTTTATCATGAGTTCATCCAAAAAACCTTATGTTCCAAATAAGGGTACTTTCCTGGACAAGTAGAGTAAGAACAAATGTTTTAGCAAGCTTCCAAATTTCCCAGGACACTGAGGTACATTAATTAGTGACAGAAAGTTGTTGTAGGTAATTAATCATGAACACCAAGGCAGCGGTTACCAGCTTTATAATAAATGACTGTCATCAGCTATAATAGGGGCTTATCTTTCCTCAACAGTTTCTACTATCACTCTGTCACATGTTTTTGTTGAAACTGTATCCTCAGAAAGTTAagattaaggaaaaaataaacagaaaataggaCTGATCTTGGAGTCAGTAGATGTGAGTTTTAGTATAAGTGCTAACACTAAGTAAACTTATGGTTTGAATCaagttattttacatatttaggCATTTATTTCCACATCTATAATGACTAaggattttaataaataaaggatATTGATTTTATCAATagttctgaagaaggaaacagaacaggctttATCTTGAAATCAgaactccatcttgggccggactgtggactttgagctatatggccagtatctatggaaacgacataccaactggaaaaccagacccccccacccacccagatGGAAGAACCCCAGGGCTCTCTGTcactaaaagaataccctaattatctgtgtaacagaatagaatcatacattctattatgcttattggggtataaCCACAGGCCTATTAATAATTGtacactgttaactacctaggcttaaggcaaatgaatcatgggttaactttgattgtcagggaatttggggaggtgggtttgtgcATATACAGtcagggtatataaggttttcacaaaaactgatcggggtccttggctaagaggagactctaccTTGGGCCCACCGGTGGATAAACTggactccactatctgcattgtccttctgagtgagtttgtttcccagaacgcgtggctacaacagttCCTAAAGTTGATCTCATTGAGTTCACTAGTCTCTTTCACTAGAttgaaaactttaattttaatCCTATtccctattttcatttttctttatgcaGAATTTCCTTATTCCTAAATTCCCCAACTCATAACTCTGTTCCTTCTTTCTTCACATAATCAGTCTCTAACCAGAGTAAAAACATATAAGTTACCTTTTCAGCAAATCTATATTAGTGATTCTAAGTTTTTGGTTCATTGCAATGAAGAAGACAAATATGGACCATAATTTCATGTAGCTTGCAGCCTAGTtgggaaagagaaacaaataataaattacaTTTGTGGTGTTATTACTAATATATACAGTGTTCTTTGAGAGCAAAGGAATTAAACTTGTAGAAGATAGTTTACTTAATATAATTAATAGGATATAAATGTTATAGTCTTTATAATTATTCACTGAAATATATTTTGTGATATGAAAGTTTGATGGTCCCTGTGGgtcaatattttttgttttattattcattCACTCCACAGTGTTGAGTGCTATCAGGGCAGTTGAAATAAATAGAAGCATAACACTTACTGAATGCTTAATACTGCCATATGATTAATATACATTAATTATTTTACTAATTATGATttcatagataaataaaatgaggcTCAAAGAGTTTAAGTAACTCACCCAAGATAAAGCTGTCAGTGGCTgaacattatatatgtatatatctttgtAATCTAAATccagaaatattattttcttttctaagctaGGATATATCtctaaataagaataaataattacaaaataatgtGATAAGACCTTATATCAAGACTTGTACAAACTGGATGTAACTATGTTACACATTTCATAgctttaaaatttcaaatcatgTTTCAAGTACActaaagcagtgtttctcaaattaCCTTTGTTGAAGGATTTTTCTTCAGTCCATAGTCTTTCATGGACTATTTCTTtgggaaacaaacaaaatcagaaaCATGACTGTCACTGTAACGTCAGATTGGTAAAGAAGTTTCTAAACACTCATGAATTCTGTACCTCAACGAGCAAACTAGAGAGACAGTTTATGGACTTGCACCCCCCTGTATGCACCTCTTACTTCAGTGGGACTGGGGTCATAACATGATAGTTTTAAATGCAAATTCAAAAGTTTTGGGGTTGACTTCCTCTTACTCGTGCTGACCATCTTGTATGTCATGACTAATATTAGGGCATCAACCCTGAcaggaagcagaaggtattaactGCAGAGACAAGTTGGTGATAAGAACAACCTCACATAAGAACAACTAATTTTTCTGTGTGATGACACTTATAGGCCATAAGTATACTAGGTCAGTTTTAATGCTAAAGTTGAAATAAGCTGTACAAGTTTGACCTTTTTTTCTTCAGCATTATAACAATTTACACTTGCTCCTTTTGTCCTCCTTCAGATAGCAATGCTAACAAAGTCCATGGATGGAGCAAATCAGTCTGTGGTATCAGAGTTTCTGTTCCTGGgactcaccaactcctgggaaaTACAACTTTTCCTCTTTGTGTTCTCCTCCACATTTTATGTGGCAAGCATGATGGGAAACTCCCTCATTATACTCACTGTGACTTGTGACCCTCACTTACACTCTCCCATGTACTTTCTGTTGGCCAATCTCTCCTTCATTGACCTAGGAGTTTCTTCTGTCACTTCTCCCAAGATGATATATGACCTTTTCAGAAAACATAAAGTCATCTCCTTTGGAGGCTGCATTGCTCAGATCTTCTTCATCCATGTCATCGGTGGGGTGGAGATGGTGCTGCTCATTGCCATGGCCTTTGACAGATATGTTGCCATATGTAAGCCTCTCCATTATCTGACCATCATGAGCCCAAGGATGTGTGTTTTCTTTATAGTGGCTGCCTGGATGATTGGCCTTACCCATTCAATGGTTCAACTAGCTTTTGTGGTAAAATTACCCTTCTGTGGCCCTAATGTGTTAGATACTTTTTACTGTGACCTTCCTCGGTTCATCAAACTTGCCTGCATAGACACATACCAGCTAGAGTCCATGATCAGAGCCAACAGTGGATTCATCTCTGTTGGCTCCTTCTTCATTCTGATCATTTCCTATATTGTCATCATTCTCACTGTTCAGAAACAGTCTTCAGCAGGCTCATCTAGGGCTCTGTCCACACTTTCAGCTCACATCACTGTAGTAGTCTTGTTCTTTGGTCCTTTGATATTTTTCTACACGTGGCCATCTCCCTCTATACCCCTGGATAAGTTTCTGGCCATCTTTGATGCAGTTCTCACTCCTTTCCTGAATCCAGTCATTTACACATTCAGGAATCAAGAAATGAAGGTGGCAATGAGGAGGGTATGCAGACAGCTAGTGAGTTATAGAAAGATCTCTTTGGTGATGCTTGTATTGTGAAGAGCTTTTGTTGATTACTGATGTTAATTATTGGTGGCCAAACTCAAGAGAAAATCTTTTCTTCATCCTACTTTGATTTTCTAAGCACACCGATGTAGAATCTATTTTGTCTTTCACTTAGAAGGGAGGGACACTCActtctgaaaagagaaaagaaattacaTATGAAGTATTTTCAAAGTTTACAGTAATCTTGAGCCTCAGTTCCTAAGGAATAATATTTATATGGAGTAATTTTTACACATACAAAACATGGAATCCTTCTTTAAGGCCTTTGAACAGGAGAATCTGTCTTTTTGTAACAGAAGCAGGTCTCACAGAGATatttagatagcattaccaactcaatgaacatgaatttgatcaaattctggaagacagtggagggcagaggagcctggtacagtctatggagtggcaaagagtcagacacaacttagtgattaaacaacatgtCTCACAGATAGGAATTCCTATCAGCACCTAATGGGAGACTCACTAAGtgagaactgaactgagtcttcatATTGGATGCTGCAGCTTGCCCACATTTGCCCCCTCCTTTGGCTCTCTTCCAGGGTTGTGCAAAGAGGGCAGAATCTTCAGGAGCAAGCACACAGAATCTTTGAGAACATGCATGTATGAGGTCGCACATCTCCAGTAGAAGCCATGGGAGTTGTTCTTGGAAAAAAAAGAGCTG from Capra hircus breed San Clemente chromosome 10, ASM170441v1, whole genome shotgun sequence encodes the following:
- the LOC102188049 gene encoding olfactory receptor 4F3/4F16/4F29-like, with translation MDGANQSVVSEFLFLGLTNSWEIQLFLFVFSSTFYVASMMGNSLIILTVTCDPHLHSPMYFLLANLSFIDLGVSSVTSPKMIYDLFRKHKVISFGGCIAQIFFIHVIGGVEMVLLIAMAFDRYVAICKPLHYLTIMSPRMCVFFIVAAWMIGLTHSMVQLAFVVKLPFCGPNVLDTFYCDLPRFIKLACIDTYQLESMIRANSGFISVGSFFILIISYIVIILTVQKQSSAGSSRALSTLSAHITVVVLFFGPLIFFYTWPSPSIPLDKFLAIFDAVLTPFLNPVIYTFRNQEMKVAMRRVCRQLVSYRKISLVMLVL